The Microcoleus sp. FACHB-831 sequence AGTAAATTTAACTCGCCAAGGCCTTTGAGAGCAGTTCCTAAAGCTTCTGGATTATTGTCAATTTCGGCAGCATGAGGCGCTACCGAATTTTGTAGATAAAACTCAACTTTGTCTAAAAGATGTTGTTGATTATCCATTGAATTCAAAATGATACTACTTTACAGGCGATCGCCTGCAACGCACAATCAACAATCAACAATGAACCATGAACAATTAACATGGTTTACTGATATCCCGCTGCTTGCAGGGAAAACAGTCTAGCGTAGCGCCCACCCAATTGCAATAATTCCTCGTGGCTTCCTTCTTCCAGGACAACTCCCCCTTGTATAACTACAATACTGTCAGCCATACGCACAGTAGAGAAGCGGTGAGATATTAGTATAACCATCTGATTTTTTGTAACAGTCCGCAGGCGCTCGAAAATCTGCATTTCCGCCTCAGCATCCATAGCCGCCGTTGGTTCGTCTAAAACTAAAATATCGGCTTGCGATCGCATAAATGCCCTGGATAAAGCTACTTTTTGCCACTGTCCTCCAGAAAGTTCTGTCCCTCCCTTAAACCAACGCCCTAGCTGTGTTTGAAACTTATCTGGCATAGAGTCAATAAAAGGTTTCGCCATGCCTTTTTCAGACGCTATCTCCCAGTGTTTTTCATCTTCCAAACGCTCCGCATCACCAACACCGACATTTTCTCCTACGGTGAACTGATAGCGCACGAAGTCTTGAAAAATTACGCCGATGCGTTGGTGCAAAACTTTAATGTCCCATTCTTCTAGATCTAATCCATCGAGAAAAATTCGCCCTGAATCTGGCGTATAAAGTCTGGTTAAAAGCTTAATCAGTGTAGTTTTACCAGAACCATTTTCACCAACAATAGCCAGCTTTTTTCCGGGTTTCAGTTGTAGCGATATTCCCTTCAGGGCGGGTTGCAAACTTCCTGGATAGGTGAAGTAGACATTCTCAAATCGCACCCCATCGTTAGGTATTAAACCATGTGTGGCTTTGCCCCCAGACTTGGGAATTTGTTGCTCTAAAAATTCGTATAAATTAGACAGGTAGAGGTTATCTTCGTACATTCCTCCGATTGAACTTAGCGTCGCCGAGAAAGTAGACTGTCCTTGCCTAAATATCATCAAATACATCGTCATATCCCCAAGAGTTATGCGACCGTTGATGGTTTCTATTACAATCCAGGCGTAGGCAATATAGAATGCTGCTGTACTCAGCAAACTTAGCAAATAACCCCAAAATCCCCGCCGCAAAGTTAGGTTGCGGTCTTCGCCGTAGAGTCGATGAAAGATGTCGCGGTAACGCTTGAGGAAGATCGACCCCAACTGGTAGAGTTTTACCTCTTTAGCGAAGTCTTCCCGTGCGATGAGAGTTTCTAAATAATGTTGCTGGCGGGTTTCTGGCGATCGCCATTTGAACAAGCGGAAAGCTTCGCCTGCAAAGCGAGTTTCGGCGATGAAAGCAGGGACAGCCGCGATCGCCAATACCGCCACCGCCCAAACAGAAAGTTTTAGCAGCAAAGCGCTATAAGTTACTAGCGAGAGGGTGTTTTGAATTAGGTTAAAAGTGCGGCTGACGAGGGAGAGGGGGCGAATTGATGCTTCGTGTCGCGCCCGATTCATCTTGTCGTAGAACTCTGAATCCTCGAAGTGGGTGATGTCGAGTGTCAGGGCTTTTTCTAGAATCATAACATTCACTTTCTGACCCAGTTCGACTCGCAGCAACGACTGACAAACTGCAAGACCCCGTTGAGTTCCTGCTAGCAACATGACAGCGATCGCTTCTAGTCCCACATAGCCAAAAGCTGCCCATCTGTGGTTTTGCAAGCCAGATTGAGAAGCGAGAACAACTGCATCGACAATTAATTTGCCGATATATGCGATCGCCGCAGGTAGCAACCCGCCGACTAAGGTGAGGATGGCAAAAACAATTGTCAGGGTGCGGTTGGTATTCCAAACCAACGAAACAGCGCGATCGCTGTACTGGAAGACCGCAAGGGATTTGCTTATGCGTTGCCCAATAAATTTTAGGGCGTTAAATTTTTTGTGACGACTCATGTTCTACTTATAGCGTCAAAATAGACAAGGATTTTGCTATACTCTGAAAAGCTTACCAGTTCAACGGTTCAACGAAATGACTTGTAAGCTCAAAAATGAGTGTGTCAAAACACCGAAAAAACACGTAGAGAAAAAGTAGAGAAACTAGAATGTCAGACATAACAAAGCTTACAGACTCAAAAGCTAAAGATATTTGCAGTGTTGGTAGTGGACATGGATTCAATAAGTATAAAGGGCAGAAAGCAGAGGCAGCACGCCGGAAGGTGCTAAACGCCGTAGAAGCGAAAGAACGCTGTAACGCAATCAACGTAACACTTAAAGCCGATAAGGTTAGTTGCAAACTAGATATAAAGGGGGAGAGCCTAACCTTAAGGTTCAGTGCAGCGTTAAGAGACGCTACTGATAAGCCTACTCATGAAGGTGGAAATACTAAGCAATGGAATGTAGGCTGCGGTTTATATGCTGACGATGAAGGCTTTAGTAAAGGTGAGTTTTATTGTCGTCAGATAAGTCAACAAATGCGTCTACGTTTATTTACTTGGGAATGGTTTGATAAGGAAATTAAAGGCATTAGCGAGACTCCTAAGCAAATAGAGAAACCAAAAACTATTGGTGATTTGATTGAGGAATTTAAAAATCACTATCTCTCAGAAGGGCGAAAAAACAAGCATCCTGAGTCTAACTGGAAAAATACTTATTTGCACTATTACAAACCATTTAACTTTAGTGAGTTTTTGTCTGAAAAAGAACTTACTAAAGCTATTGAATCAACAGAGCCTAATACTGCCAGTAGATACTGGGCATATTACGCAATACAAAAATTCCTTGATTTTCATCAGTTATTAGATGCTTACAGAGTCTTGCTAAAGCGTTATAAAAAAAGTATTGATTATAAACACAAAGAATTGGATATACGTTCTGACGATGAATATGAACAATTTATTTTGTCGTTAGCACCAACAAAAAGAATTCATAATCGCTTTACAAAAGTAATTTGCGAATGGCGTTGGACGTTTGGAATGTTGTTGACTTATGGCCTGCGACCACATGAAGCATTAAACATACTTAATCTGTATGAACCATACAAATATGAGGGTAAAGTCTTTAAGGCTCTTAATGACCCAACAAACGACACAAACATTATTGTCACTGACGGTAAAACTGGGATGCGAACAGCAATGCCACTTAGCCCAGAAGGCAAGGATTGGGTAGCTTTATTTGAGCTTAAAACTCCAATGCCAAGGCAAATGGAATGTGGGAACCCATTACACGTTGCTAAAGCTTTTGGCCAGTTTCTAAGGCGACGTGGCTTTACTTTTAAGTCTTATTCCTTACGTCATCGCTGGAACCACAGAGCGCGGGAGAGAGGGATTGATACTAGCACCGCTGCCCTTTCGATGGGTCATTCAGAAATGATGAATAGCACGACTTATAAACGCCAAATGGGAGGAAATACAAAAGCTAAAATAATTGAAAAAGCACTTGAAAAGTTAGAACAACGAGAAACAGAAAAAGAAACGATAGAAACCTTAAGGCTTGAGAATGAATTACTACGCACTCAGAACAATTTGTTAGAAGCACGCAACCGAGAACTAGAGCGAAGGCTTGCAGTCTTAGTAGAAGATATCGAATAAAAAAGAACCGCTAGTAATGGCGTTCTAGCGGTTTACAGGCAATCTTAATAAGTCCCTCTATTCTATGCGATAGGAGGGATTTTTTTATGGCCATTAATAATCCTATCCCCTCCTTATAGTCATCCTTACCCTTACTCCTCTTAATCGTTCAACGAATTATTTAACGAATCGTTGAACGTTGTAGCGGTATCAACATCAGCAAATACTTTAATCATTGCTATTACTATCAACAGCATCCTTGTTAAGTAAGTTACTTCTGTTGAAGACATTTTGCTCATAAAGCTTACTAACAAGGGATGCTTCCATAGGGCATTCAAATTTACATTGTGGCGCTTCATACGTTATTTGAGTGAGTGCATCTACTTTATCTTGTGTCTGCAAAATCCGTTCGCGGTTTTTATCCGTTTTAGTATTTGCACATTTAATGTAGTAAAGTGCTACCGCTTGAAATAATAGCAGTAGGACTTCCAAAACTTTCTCGTAACTAATCATTTCTTTAATATTGATAGAAAAAAAGAAAGCTAGGCTAAGTAGTAGTTAACCCAGCTCGTTCGACGTTCTGTAAGGCTCTTAACTCTATTTTACACTGTTGCTTAAAACCTGCTTCAGTGTATTTGACCAACCTACAGGCTCAATTTGTTGGTTGATGAATAAGCGTTTTCGCTTATATTGGAATGTTCCTCCAGAAGTAGCTTTACCAGGTTTATTTTTATCTACTGCCCTTTTAACTGGATTAATTACAGTCATAAAGCGAGGGTAGATATCAAATTTTGTTTTCTCTTCCCACCAAGGGTCGCCTTTAGATAACTTAGTTCCGCTCTGTATATGATTGGATGTCCTAGAAGTAACTTTACTTTTACTAAAAGCTAAAAACTTATCTAAGTTTGCATTAGCAGTTGATTCATCGTCACCCCAACAAACCATCTGATTAATCCCTGCATAATCTTCATGCGAGCTTAAATATGCTCTAGCTATCCAGTGCCCCCAAACTAAGCCATTGTCAGCATTACAAGCAGTTCTAATATTCTCGTAAGTTAATTTACTCTCATCTACATTAGGAATATTTACTTGCCCTTTATAAAAGAAAGTAGTACTTGACCCTTTATAATAGGGCGGTTTTTTTCTATTAGTAAAAAATAGTTTTATAGATGTATTTGTACTTGGTTTCATCCGGTAATACTCGTCAACCGGATAACCGTAAAACTCTCCAAAATCTTTAGTGTTAAGTATTCTATTAAAATTAGTAAATTCAACTATTTGATTTATAACTTGTGCTGCGTTACCGACCATCCAATACCATTCATTATCATTACTTCTGTTCGGGAAGTACTGACAAACATAGTAAGGCGCAGCGACTTTACCAGTTGATTCAACAATGTCTAATTTTGGTTTTTCCTTCGGGTCAAGTCCCCAAGGTTTTTCTTTAAAATCTTTTGGTCTATATTTACCTTCGTAGTCTGGGAATTCATTACACCAATTTTCCGCCCATTCTTTTAGATTAAAATTACCTGTTCTAGCGCTAACTAATTCCTCTATTGCTAAAAACAAGGATGTTTGTAATTGAAGTGTTTCGCTACTACCGGATAAAAGATAAATATCTTTTTTATTATCTCTATCTGGGAATACTTCTAGGACATCAAATTTGAGCGGTACGTTCTCTGTTTTTTCAGGCGCACCTTTTTCAGTAACTAAATCAGCTACATCGTTATATTTTTCCTTAATTTGAATAGCTTTATTTAGGATGACATCCCACTTAGCCATTTTATTTACTATCCTCTGTAGGCTTATCGCCTTTACGTTTTGAGACTTTCTTTACCCTCGGTCTATTGTCCTTTGGTCTGTTATAAGGGCTAATATTTTCTGTTCTTTTAGGCGCTGTATTTTCATAACCAAGCTCAATTTCGCTAAAGACCTTCTCTGGCTCTCCTCCGGATAATGCGGCTTTGACGTTTTCTCGCGTCAAGAACCCATGTACTTTTTGCGCTAACACTGCACTATCAATAAGCGTTTTTAAAGCGTCTACACCCTTGTATGGTGTCGTAGTAGTACCGCTTATAGCGAGTAAATGATGCCCGTATTCTAATAACGTTTCATTAAGAGTTTTGCCACCTTTAAACATTGGTACTTTAAGCGGGACATTCACTTCTTTAAGCAGTTCTGGTAATAACTCTTCTGTACTTGCTTCAGTGTTCTTATCAATGTTTCCTTTACCACCTTTTTCAAAACCTTTCTCGCTGCTAGCAAAAGGATTAAAGGCAAAAGGTACATCTAGTTTTTTATGCTCTATTGGATAATCACACCATTCTTCTATGTTCTCCATTATTTGATTATTAGCAGCTACTATCTTATGAACCGCACCAACTTCATATAACAACCTTATTGCCATGTTATTAGTAACATCAGTATCACCCGCTGTATCAATAGCGTGGGAGATTAATAATTGAAGTGCATCCGCCATTGACTGAATTTTAACTGTTAATTTTTGGTCGCCCTTCTTAGCTGGGTCACTGTCTTTTAAAGTTATTTCAATTGGAAATAATCCTGCTGATTTATCGGCCTGCCTGATTTGTGCTTTTTGTATATCTGCATATCCTTTAATTTTTTCATCGCCAGTAACACCAGGGTACAAAATGCGTTTAGGTAATTTAGCGTCGTAAAACTCTTTTGGTTGTAAAACGCTATTAACTTCTTTAAGTCGCTTTGCTTGAATGATTAATTCATCCACTTGTGAAGCACTAAATTTAATACTCTCAAATAGTGTTGCAGGCTTTTCTTTTTTTTTGTCAAAGCCGAAGTCTTTAAGTACTTCTGTTTTTTTCTCAACATTATAATTAAAATCAACTGGTTCACCTATTTGTTTTTTTAATTTCTCTACATCTTCATCAATCTCATTTACTTTTTTAAGAATTGCTCTTAATAAACTATCATCGCCTGGAGACGGTGGACAGCATCCCATACAACACCTTTTTTTCTTTTCTTTTGGTGGTTTATCACTTTCACATTTAGGAAACCTTACTGGTTCCCCATCTACTTTAATCCATATTACTTGTACTCCGTAATCATTCCTTATTCTCTCACTTGCCAAGTGTCCTGAATAAAATGATTGCTCGTAAATATCAATAAGAGGTTTGCTAGTTTCTTTTAAGTATTTAGAAATATCACTATATAAACCATATAAAATAGCGACGTTATTACCTGTATCACCCGTGGAACCCCAGATTCTAACATTGTATTCATAATTGTAACTACTTATCCTTCCTTCACCTTCGGTAATTTCTCCATCACTATCTTCTATTGCTATATCAATACTTGAATCAGCGTAAATTACGCCATATTTTTTATTACTATTATTGCTAGTTTGTTCTCCACTTGGATTATTTACAAAGGCTTTGTAAATTCCGGTAGCCGCATAATAATTTTGATTTTCAGATGAAGTTTGATATTCACAAGCTATAAGCGGTTGTCTTTGATAAATATTACTAGGATTGTTGCGACTAGCCCAAGTAATTATAGGGGTATTTTCCATAGGCGCAAATATTTTAGGAGTGATTTTTGTCGTTCCCTGAAAAAATTCATTACCTTCATTTCTAAGATATACGCTTCTTCTTAACCCTCGTTGATGTGTTTGAATACCTACATAACAATAAAAATCTTCACCATCAGGGATACAGCTACGCGGGCGAGGTGGTGCGGGAATACCTTTAAATTGTGGCGGTAATTCGTAAATGTTCCATTCTCGATTAACGCTCGTATCTGGAGGAGTTACTCTACATTTTTCTTCTCTGTGAACTAATTGATATTTAGGAAGTTTTATTCCTGCTACTACTGGTGTAATAGAAAATCCTTTATTACATTCATCAGCAATTATTTCTATGTCATCAAAGCCGATAGGGAGAGCGCTAAACGGCTGATTGCTACAAACGGGACTATCCGGCCATCGTTCGCAATCATTGGGCGCTGCGGCGTCGTCAGGGACAGAGTAGAACCCACTATCGCCAAGTGGAACTAAGCCATCCATTACCTCTGATACTTCTGGTATTTTTGGTACTTCTGGAAATTCCCTACCACGTTTTATTTTTCTGATTTGGGTTCTTGGGTTGTTTCTGATTCCTTCAGTATCTCTACTCGATAACCGCTTTGTTTGAGTTGGTCTACTTTCTCTTTCAAGGCTGTCGCCCGTCCTTGCTTGAGGTTACATCACTCGCGGCGCTAGGCTTTCCCGTATCTCTAACATTTCCATCATATTCATAAGGCGATTTCCTTACTCCCCATCCTTGGTCTTCATCTTCTGCTGATTCTATTACTCTAGGCATGAATTGTTGAACTAATTTGTTTAACAAAATCGTTAAACGTTTGCTATATCCTTACTAAAGAAACCTAGTCTTTGTTTGTAGGGTAGGGATACTTTCCTTAATCCTTGATAGCGTTGATACATCTTATTTAAATCTTCTCTTCCATAGACTTGATATGGCATTTTAAAATCTGCTGGGTCATTAATTAGTATTTTACGTTTTCCTATCCTGTGAAACACTTTAAACTACCTTTATTGCAAAACGATTTTGGAGTAATATCCCTCCGGCGGAATCGCCAGATTGATATCTTAACCAACCATCGGGATTAACTTCTATTTGATTTACTCCTACTCCATAACTTTGAATGTAATGCACTTTTTCAGGCCGACAGCCTATTGGTAACAAGGCAATTGTTTCATTGTACCCAGGTGTAGAGGTAGATTGTATTCCTCCTCTTATCTCTAAACTGCCATCTTTATATAACTTATAAGCTGGCGTAAAAGTATTTAAAACTGTCCAGTTTTTCCATTTAGTTGTGAAAGCTAATGGCTGCCAAGCGTCACTTAATTGTTGATAAGCAGTAGTAGTAAGTATTGCCTCCTCTTCTAAGTCGTGAATACTAGCAGTATTAGAATCTACTTGTTGTTCCAAAGAACCAATATTAATAATTGATTCTATTTCTTGTGTTGTAAGATTTTCAAAGCTTTCTAATTTTTTAAGTGAAGTTAGCGGTATTTTCCACCATTCTGATTCACCAGTGATTAATTTAATTTGATGAGCCAAACTATTAATAATTTGACTTAAATTACCAGTGTTAGTATTACCAATAAAAAAGCTATCATTAATAGCCCGTGTACCAATATGTTCATCGTTTACATTATTTGGTTTATTCACAATAATTTGCTTTAATATTTCTGCTTCAGGGTCTACAACAATTATTTCTTGTGTATAAGAACCACGAATAACTAATTTATCATTAGCTTTTATCAATCCCCATCCAACATCTACAACTTGTACGCCTAGCGTGTAATCGTTCCCCATTTCATACGATAGAGAATCAGTTAATAAATCAAGTAAATTATATGTTTTATAAGGGTATTGGTCTGGATTTTGAATACTAACTCTAGCTATAGGTTGCCATGCACCATTAGCTTGTTTGTCCCAAAGTTGTAACTCTATTCTTGGAGTATCCCAGGCGACTTTTAACGCTTTTGTTAGCTTTTCTGTTTCACTATCGGTTAACTCAAAACGTGGAAAGCCGCTTTCAGGTATAGAATTAATTTCTGAATAACACACTAAGTTTTTTAAAAAAGTATTGATACTTGTATGTTTTGCAGTTAATCCTAAGTTTTGCAGGGAACGTGTAGGATTAGATTCAAAAATTTTTATAATTCCGCTGCCGTCGTTTGGTTTAATTTCTTGCTGAAAGTTTTTAACATTGTTGAATACTTGAATTACTGCCATTGCTTCCTTTCCTAATTGTAAAAAATCCACAGTAACTAATAATAGCAACCTAATAAACTAAGTTAATTACTGTGGTATGAGTCCGTAGAATCCACAGGGGACAATTTAAATTTTACATTAAGTTAAATAAGGTTTAACTGGGAAAGTAGGATTCCCTTCACCATCATCGCTATCACTTAAACTAAGTGTTACTGAGCCGCTGAATACGTCTGTATCCACTGGGAATCCAGCGCTTACATTATTTAAATTTTGGGTATTAGAACTTGGTAAACTTTCTTTTTGTTGTAGCTTGAAAAGTAGTTCAACTAAGTAAGCAGTAGGAGTTGTAGATTTTAAATTTGTTTGAGTGTTTATAAAACCAGTGTTTACTAGGTATTCTTGAACTGTATGAGTGATACCTCCAGTATCACTGAACCCTTGAGTTGTTTTGAATTCATACTGTGCTGATAAGTTTGCACCTGATGTAGTAATACTCCAAGAAACATATGTAAGATTATTAGGATTTTTGGCTGTGTCTTTTTGCCATTTAGTATGTAAGTGGGTTAACTCCCATATTTGACCTTCGATAGTTGTACTTTTGAGTGTGTCATTTCCGTTATTAGGAATAGCAACCATGTGATTTTATTGATAATGATTTCATATATAGTATATACTCGTATTAACAACTGAATACAGAAATTTCAACTCCTGAAGGAGTTGTCAAAATACAGGGTAAAACAAGTGAGCGAAAAATAAGCTTATTTGTTTATATTATCCTGCTTATTTTTTTTTATTCATATATATATATAAGTAGTAGTTCACGAAGTAAAAATAATGCCGCGTAGACGTAATAGATTTGCAGATTTAGAAAGGATGTTGAGACAGAGTGGCGGTATTGCTGCCGCAGGTTCAAGAGTTGGGAATTTTGCAGCCTTTAAAGCAGGAACTCGAAAAATTAAAATTACTCAAAAGCCAACCGCAGCCGATAAAGTACGAGTAACTTTTGGTTTACTTCCTTTTAATAGTCATGTTCCTGAGACAGTGACCGATGCAGATAGATATATAGGTGTTATTACTGCTGGTTCTTTAGCTATGGCTAAGAGTGGTGGGCTTGCTAAAACTGACCTTGGTTTAGATGAAACAAAAGATGCAACGGTATTAGAAGAAAACTACTACCCTGCTTTAGTACGAGCATTTTTTGCGGAATCTGCTACAGTTGCGGCTATAGAAAAAACGTCTGATATTACAGGGGATAAATACATGAAAGTCCCTGGTAAGTCTATGTCAGCGCCATTCGGTAGAACTATTGCAGCACTAGATGCTAAGAAAGGTAGTGCGACAGCTTCTCTTGTTAATTCTGAAGAAGAAGATGTCAAAAAGCACGTTCAAGCAATCCTTAAAGATGAT is a genomic window containing:
- a CDS encoding ABC transporter ATP-binding protein, encoding MSRHKKFNALKFIGQRISKSLAVFQYSDRAVSLVWNTNRTLTIVFAILTLVGGLLPAAIAYIGKLIVDAVVLASQSGLQNHRWAAFGYVGLEAIAVMLLAGTQRGLAVCQSLLRVELGQKVNVMILEKALTLDITHFEDSEFYDKMNRARHEASIRPLSLVSRTFNLIQNTLSLVTYSALLLKLSVWAVAVLAIAAVPAFIAETRFAGEAFRLFKWRSPETRQQHYLETLIAREDFAKEVKLYQLGSIFLKRYRDIFHRLYGEDRNLTLRRGFWGYLLSLLSTAAFYIAYAWIVIETINGRITLGDMTMYLMIFRQGQSTFSATLSSIGGMYEDNLYLSNLYEFLEQQIPKSGGKATHGLIPNDGVRFENVYFTYPGSLQPALKGISLQLKPGKKLAIVGENGSGKTTLIKLLTRLYTPDSGRIFLDGLDLEEWDIKVLHQRIGVIFQDFVRYQFTVGENVGVGDAERLEDEKHWEIASEKGMAKPFIDSMPDKFQTQLGRWFKGGTELSGGQWQKVALSRAFMRSQADILVLDEPTAAMDAEAEMQIFERLRTVTKNQMVILISHRFSTVRMADSIVVIQGGVVLEEGSHEELLQLGGRYARLFSLQAAGYQ